ACGCACGATTGCGGCTCGCCCGCCACGCGCCCTTCGATCAATTTGGCGAGTTTCGCTTCGCCTTTGGTCTCGTGGTCGTCGGCTGCGGCAGGGGCGGCGAATAGCGCGCCCGCCGCGATGGCACCGATCAGAGTAGCTGTCTTCATTTCAGCCTCCTTGTTTCTCATGGCTCTTGTCCCCCCCAGCCTTCGTATACGGGACAAAACTGTCGAGAATCAGGATCGGTCCTGCCACCCCGCCTATCCGGTCGCGCAGCTCGACCCGGTCGTGGCGGCAGATCTGGGTTCCATATTGATGGAACACCGGCAGGTCGCTGTTGGAAAGCATGCGCGCGCCGCTCGGGCGGTTGACCCACAGCGTCGCGCCGTCGCGGAAGACGATTGCGGTCCGGTCGACGATCTGGATCGAGTCGCGCTGGCTTTCGTGCAGGCAGTGTACCGGCTCGCCCGCCACGCGCCCTTCGAGCATTTCGGCAAGCCGCGCCTCTCCGCGCGAAGGCTCCTCCGCCAGCGCCGGGCCGGCGGTGGCGATCGTCAATGCGGCCAGCGCGGGGAGAATCCTGTGTTTCATGGTCCGCCGGTATATCACGCTTCGCGTGAACGCGCGATGAGCATTGCGCGGCGGCAGCGTCAGGCCGTGCCGCCGACGGTCAGCCGGTCGACCAGCAGCGTGGGCTGGCCGACGCCCGCGGGAACGCCCTGTCCCCCCTTGCCGCACATTCCCACGCCTTCGTCGAGCGCGAGGTCGTTGCCGATGCCCGAAACGCGGGTCAGCACGCTGGGCCCGTCGCCGATCAGGGTTGCGCCCTTGATCGGCGCGCCGATCCGGCCGTCCTCGACCAGATAGGCTTCGGTGCAGGAGAAGACGAACTTGCCCGAAACGATATCGACCTGCCCGCCGCCGAAGCTCTTGGCATAGATGCCGCGCTTCATCCGGCCGAGCAGGTCTGCCGGGTCGTCTTCGCCCGCGCGCATGAAAGTGTTGGTCATGCGCGGCATGGGCGCGTGTTCGAAGCTTTCGCGCCGCCCGTTGCCGGTCGGCTCCATGCCCATCAGGCGGGCGTTCAGCCGGTCCTGCATATAGCCCTTGAGAATGCCGTCCTCGATCAGCACGGTCTCGCGCGTGGGCGTGCCCTCGTCGTCGATCGACAGCGAACCGCGCCGGTCGGGGATCGCGCCATCGTCGACCACGGTGACGCCGGGCGCTGCGACTCGCTCGCCGATCCGGCCGGAGAAGGCACTCGTGCCCTTGCGGTTGAAATCCCCCTCCAGCCCGTGGCCGACGGCTTCGTGGAGGAGCACGCCGGGCCAGCCGGGGCCGAGCAGAACCGCCATCTCGCCTGCCGGCGCGTCGAC
The sequence above is a segment of the Pelagerythrobacter marensis genome. Coding sequences within it:
- the tldD gene encoding metalloprotease TldD; this translates as MTVQPTDPRAFLYGEGKLDPERAAALTARLLERCDDGELYLQYTAREALAFDDGRLKTADYARDSGFGLRGVSGETTGFAHANEIGEAAIVRAGETLHLLDPARGPRAAPPRGNNRHLYTADNPLDAVPFADKVALLEAIDAAARARDPRVSQVTASLLASWSVVEIVRPDGFVATDVRPLVRLNVGVVAEANGRRERGSFGFGGRHLYDRLFDPAGWNRAVDEAVRQAMVNLESVDAPAGEMAVLLGPGWPGVLLHEAVGHGLEGDFNRKGTSAFSGRIGERVAAPGVTVVDDGAIPDRRGSLSIDDEGTPTRETVLIEDGILKGYMQDRLNARLMGMEPTGNGRRESFEHAPMPRMTNTFMRAGEDDPADLLGRMKRGIYAKSFGGGQVDIVSGKFVFSCTEAYLVEDGRIGAPIKGATLIGDGPSVLTRVSGIGNDLALDEGVGMCGKGGQGVPAGVGQPTLLVDRLTVGGTA